From one Acidobacteriota bacterium genomic stretch:
- a CDS encoding VCBS repeat-containing protein, whose translation MNWTGYRSSYGIFLGLATASLALQARDLKFEEHLISNDYTYAYAVAAADLDGDGDLDLSSSDCGTKGSRIHNAFYWYENDGSGKFRRHYIANEDWQGRYERHRLADIDQDGHIDLVGIDNFYGDVFWFENPGNPAQTDSWKRHSITSGGLMGAYDVDVADLDGDGRPDVAASSWRLGNKFTWYRNPGPWQHEEWPAHVVDEGRFETRMIRAGDFNGDGLIDLVGSARVAGMVLWYENSGHPAAGPWRRHVISLRHLPMHGTPVDLDRDGDLDLIMAGGLLGRDAPERHYLVWYENTGEPGRGHRWRMHNIQEGFWSGFEGVPHDLDKDGDLDVVATSFGQKGQIVWFENSGDPKDPWKKHPLKEHWILGATVIVADMDGNGWSDVVAVNERGLELRWWRNLGP comes from the coding sequence ATGAACTGGACCGGATATCGGAGTTCCTATGGAATTTTTCTCGGACTCGCCACCGCGAGCCTGGCCCTCCAGGCCAGGGACCTGAAGTTCGAGGAACACCTCATCTCCAACGACTACACCTACGCCTATGCCGTGGCCGCGGCCGACCTGGACGGCGACGGCGACCTGGATCTTTCCAGCTCCGATTGCGGGACCAAGGGATCCCGCATCCACAACGCCTTCTATTGGTACGAGAACGACGGATCCGGCAAGTTCCGGCGCCATTACATCGCCAACGAGGACTGGCAAGGCCGTTACGAACGGCACCGGCTGGCGGACATCGACCAGGACGGGCATATCGATCTGGTGGGGATCGACAATTTTTACGGCGACGTCTTCTGGTTCGAGAACCCGGGCAACCCGGCGCAGACCGATTCATGGAAGAGACACTCCATCACCAGCGGCGGCCTCATGGGAGCCTACGACGTGGACGTGGCCGATCTGGACGGGGACGGCCGCCCGGACGTGGCCGCCTCCAGTTGGCGGCTCGGGAACAAGTTCACCTGGTATCGGAATCCCGGTCCGTGGCAGCACGAAGAATGGCCCGCCCACGTCGTGGACGAAGGCCGATTCGAGACCCGGATGATCCGCGCGGGCGACTTCAACGGAGATGGACTGATCGACCTGGTGGGTTCGGCCCGGGTGGCCGGCATGGTCCTCTGGTACGAGAACAGCGGTCATCCGGCCGCCGGTCCCTGGCGGCGGCACGTCATCAGCCTCCGCCACCTGCCCATGCATGGCACGCCTGTCGACCTCGACCGGGACGGCGACCTGGATCTGATCATGGCGGGCGGGCTGCTGGGGAGAGATGCTCCGGAGCGCCACTACCTGGTCTGGTACGAGAACACCGGCGAACCCGGCCGGGGTCACCGCTGGCGCATGCACAACATCCAGGAAGGTTTCTGGTCCGGCTTCGAGGGTGTCCCCCACGATCTGGACAAGGACGGCGATCTGGACGTGGTGGCCACCAGCTTCGGCCAGAAGGGGCAGATTGTCTGGTTCGAGAATTCCGGAGATCCCAAAGATCCCTGGAAGAAGCACCCGCTGAAGGAGCACTGGATCCTGGGCGCCACCGTTATCGTGGCCGACATGGACGGCAACGGGTGGTCCGACGTCGTCGCGGTGAACGAGAGGGGTCTGGAGCTGCGCTGGTGGCGGAACCTGGGTCCGTAG
- a CDS encoding AbrB/MazE/SpoVT family DNA-binding domain-containing protein — protein MKSTIDKAGRIVIPKPIRDAARLKPGTRVGFRVISGRVEIEPVPLEVTLEQRGPLVVAVPSQQQPVLKASTVERTIDVVRDRGTAKGAPD, from the coding sequence ATGAAATCAACCATAGATAAAGCTGGTCGCATCGTGATTCCAAAGCCGATTCGAGACGCGGCGCGGCTGAAGCCGGGTACGAGGGTTGGCTTTCGGGTCATTTCCGGACGTGTGGAGATTGAGCCGGTTCCGCTTGAAGTTACGCTTGAGCAACGCGGCCCACTAGTTGTCGCCGTTCCAAGTCAGCAGCAGCCAGTCTTGAAGGCGTCCACGGTCGAGCGCACGATAGATGTGGTCCGTGATCGCGGAACCGCGAAGGGGGCTCCTGATTGA
- the creD gene encoding cell envelope integrity protein CreD, whose protein sequence is MQDSLERLTSSLRSSQMLRLLLVGFLALLLQIPIEMIAELVSERQERRREAVAEVSSKWGNDQIITGPALVVPYTHRWTEVATGGQEVTRAEVRHAVFLPERLHSRGSIDTETRFRGIFSIPVYRVSLTVEGEFARPGFAEFDVEPEAVNWDRAYLAVGISDARAIQEETSVSWNGRPASFLPGTGAFLGGVAGIHAVVGAADATERFRFSFPLSLNGSLGLYLTPFGQQTVIELRSDYGHPSFQGNWLPAERSVSASDFQAKWSIPSLGRNYPQAWRAEDRMNESVDGSRFGVELVHPVDHYRMAERSLKYAFLFALLPFAFVWLIEVLVGVRVHPIQYLMLGGALCLFYLLELSLSEHIGFPLAYSLASISIIGLVAAYSAAVLRRLRPALLVAAGVTSLYAYLYVLLVNEDFALLIGSLGLFGILAAIMYATRRVDWYRTGSAPPESPRTS, encoded by the coding sequence ATGCAAGATTCTCTCGAGCGGTTGACATCTTCGCTTCGAAGCTCGCAGATGCTGCGCCTCCTCCTGGTCGGGTTCCTGGCCTTACTGCTTCAGATTCCCATCGAGATGATCGCGGAGCTGGTCTCGGAGCGCCAGGAGAGGCGCCGGGAGGCGGTGGCCGAGGTTTCGTCAAAGTGGGGAAACGACCAGATCATCACCGGTCCGGCGCTGGTCGTGCCCTACACTCATCGTTGGACCGAGGTCGCAACCGGCGGCCAGGAAGTCACCCGAGCCGAGGTCCGACACGCCGTATTCCTCCCCGAGCGCCTCCACTCTCGCGGCTCCATCGACACCGAGACCCGCTTTCGGGGGATCTTCTCGATCCCGGTCTACCGCGTCAGCCTGACGGTCGAGGGCGAGTTTGCACGTCCCGGCTTCGCCGAGTTCGATGTCGAGCCCGAGGCGGTCAACTGGGATCGAGCCTATCTGGCCGTCGGAATATCGGACGCGCGCGCAATCCAGGAAGAAACCTCCGTATCGTGGAATGGCCGGCCCGCGTCTTTCCTTCCCGGAACCGGAGCCTTCCTGGGCGGGGTCGCGGGGATCCACGCGGTGGTCGGAGCGGCGGACGCAACTGAGCGGTTCAGATTCTCTTTCCCGCTCTCCCTGAATGGCAGCCTCGGTCTCTACCTCACTCCCTTCGGACAGCAGACTGTCATCGAACTCCGGTCGGATTACGGCCATCCCAGCTTTCAGGGAAATTGGCTCCCAGCCGAGCGCTCCGTGTCGGCCTCGGACTTTCAGGCCAAGTGGTCGATCCCGTCTCTGGGCCGAAACTATCCGCAGGCGTGGAGGGCTGAGGACAGGATGAATGAATCCGTCGACGGCTCACGTTTCGGTGTCGAGCTGGTCCATCCGGTCGATCACTACCGTATGGCGGAACGCAGCCTAAAGTACGCCTTCCTCTTTGCCCTCCTCCCTTTCGCCTTCGTCTGGCTGATCGAAGTCCTGGTAGGCGTTCGCGTCCATCCGATCCAATACCTCATGCTGGGAGGTGCTCTCTGCCTCTTCTACCTTCTGGAGCTCTCGCTGTCCGAGCACATCGGCTTCCCACTTGCCTACTCCCTGGCCAGTATTTCGATCATCGGGTTGGTAGCCGCGTACTCGGCCGCGGTGCTGCGCCGCTTGCGGCCCGCTTTGCTTGTCGCCGCCGGCGTCACCTCCCTTTACGCCTACCTGTACGTCCTCCTCGTGAACGAGGACTTTGCCCTGCTTATCGGATCCCTCGGCCTCTTCGGCATCCTCGCGGCCATCATGTACGCCACCCGGCGCGTGGACTGGTACAGGACAGGTTCCGCACCTCCGGAATCACCCCGGACTTCGTAG
- a CDS encoding sigma-70 family RNA polymerase sigma factor, whose protein sequence is MVDNSAFETFVYEHQDRVFGIAVRLLGNETEAEDVSQTVFLRAFEHFDRLGGNPAAGGWLRTVTTNLCLNHLSRYRARWRLFSQRSTAGAAAGRSYEERMVAPGSQAEDLERAGEQARLEQGIRGLPPHQRVPLVLFHFEDRSYKEIAGILDVTLAKVKTDIHRGRQALRRLMETDDEAR, encoded by the coding sequence ATGGTCGACAACAGCGCGTTTGAGACGTTCGTCTACGAGCACCAGGATCGGGTCTTCGGCATCGCCGTGCGGTTGCTGGGGAACGAGACCGAAGCCGAAGACGTGTCCCAGACGGTGTTTCTGAGGGCGTTCGAACACTTCGACCGGCTGGGCGGCAACCCCGCTGCGGGAGGTTGGCTGCGAACCGTGACCACGAACCTGTGCCTGAACCATCTCTCCCGGTATCGGGCTCGCTGGCGATTGTTCAGTCAGCGTTCGACCGCCGGAGCCGCGGCCGGACGGAGTTACGAAGAGAGGATGGTGGCGCCGGGATCGCAGGCCGAAGACTTGGAACGTGCCGGCGAGCAGGCGCGGTTGGAGCAGGGAATTCGTGGGTTGCCGCCTCACCAGCGGGTGCCTCTGGTGCTGTTTCATTTCGAGGATCGAAGCTATAAGGAAATCGCCGGAATCCTGGACGTTACCCTGGCCAAGGTCAAGACCGATATTCACCGGGGCCGCCAGGCTCTCCGCCGCTTGATGGAGACGGATGATGAAGCACGATGA
- a CDS encoding RDD family protein encodes MKIAWGVSGLLVVALVGFSAGCGDDSSGPDSPPIPGVLEIGGDDGEVVKIGGNYVLRSDQEVGELVVISGMARIEGTVRDEMVVIAGGATLAGSARVQGDAVVLGGTVKVEEGATVEGDLVVLGGGVDVPPNFEPGGEQVSVGTIPAGGILAELIPWFTHGLLIGRPIVPSLLWIWVVVGVLAVLYLLINFIFPGPVHACAQALEDKPLSVGLVGMLVVLLIAPVSLMLTVTVIGLVLIPFLWVLLLVGGLVGSVGVARWIGARILAEESPENRVEAARSLLIGFALITLVYMVPVLGFVAWSVLGVLALGAAATESFAGLRKEHPAAPSPAPPSPPPAGIETAGVGTAGPPDNTALPDEPAPAVDLSAFRRARFLTRVGALLIDLAMVAFVTYLLEIHGGKTILLLLIYRVAHWSLRGTTVGGIICRLRVVRTDGAPIRFAEAAVRGLATILSTLVVGLGWLWILWDPERQAWHDKIAGTAVVQVPSDWPR; translated from the coding sequence ATGAAGATCGCTTGGGGAGTTTCGGGACTTTTGGTGGTGGCGCTGGTGGGTTTTTCTGCTGGCTGTGGCGACGATTCCAGCGGCCCTGACTCGCCGCCGATTCCAGGGGTGCTCGAGATCGGCGGTGATGACGGTGAAGTCGTCAAGATCGGAGGGAACTACGTTCTTCGAAGCGACCAGGAGGTCGGAGAGCTCGTCGTGATCTCGGGTATGGCGCGGATCGAAGGGACGGTCAGAGATGAAATGGTGGTCATTGCCGGCGGAGCGACACTCGCCGGCAGCGCCCGCGTCCAAGGCGACGCAGTAGTCTTGGGAGGAACGGTCAAGGTGGAGGAAGGAGCCACCGTAGAAGGAGATTTGGTGGTTCTCGGCGGCGGTGTGGATGTGCCCCCGAACTTCGAACCGGGTGGGGAGCAGGTCTCTGTCGGGACGATCCCAGCGGGCGGGATATTGGCAGAATTGATTCCCTGGTTCACCCACGGACTGTTGATTGGCCGCCCGATCGTGCCGAGTCTTCTCTGGATCTGGGTTGTGGTCGGGGTTCTGGCAGTCTTGTACCTGCTGATCAATTTTATTTTCCCGGGTCCGGTCCACGCCTGCGCACAGGCTCTGGAGGACAAACCGCTGAGTGTGGGTCTGGTGGGAATGTTGGTGGTGCTGCTGATCGCGCCCGTCTCGCTGATGCTGACAGTGACCGTCATCGGGCTGGTGCTGATCCCATTCCTTTGGGTTTTGCTTCTGGTCGGCGGACTCGTCGGTAGCGTCGGCGTTGCCCGCTGGATCGGAGCCCGAATTCTGGCCGAGGAGTCTCCGGAGAACCGGGTCGAGGCGGCGCGGTCGCTGCTTATCGGATTTGCCTTGATCACTCTGGTCTACATGGTTCCGGTTCTCGGCTTCGTGGCATGGTCCGTGTTGGGCGTGTTGGCGTTGGGCGCTGCGGCAACCGAATCCTTTGCAGGGTTGCGGAAAGAGCATCCGGCTGCTCCGTCCCCAGCCCCACCGTCCCCGCCTCCGGCCGGCATTGAAACGGCTGGTGTCGGAACAGCGGGGCCTCCAGATAATACGGCACTTCCAGACGAACCCGCACCGGCGGTAGACCTCTCGGCGTTTCGCCGTGCGAGATTCCTTACCCGGGTCGGAGCGCTCCTGATCGATCTCGCCATGGTGGCCTTCGTCACCTACCTGCTGGAGATTCATGGCGGGAAAACGATTCTGCTGTTGTTGATCTACCGCGTCGCTCACTGGAGTTTGAGGGGAACGACTGTCGGCGGCATCATCTGCCGTTTGCGCGTCGTGCGCACCGATGGAGCGCCGATCCGCTTCGCCGAGGCGGCGGTGCGTGGACTTGCCACCATCCTTTCGACGTTGGTCGTGGGACTGGGTTGGCTCTGGATCCTCTGGGATCCGGAGCGGCAGGCGTGGCACGACAAGATCGCAGGAACCGCCGTAGTCCAGGTCCCGTCCGATTGGCCCCGGTAG
- a CDS encoding Rieske (2Fe-2S) protein: MIHVGSLEEVRSRSPLVVSKGPVPIVIFDHDGELRAVDNRCPHMGFPLHRGTVEDGILTCYWHHARFDLVSGCTFNLFADDVDSFRVEVRGGEVYLDVTPPPVDPVQRWSQRLQEGMEQNLSLIMGKSVVGLHHSGVSHHKVARQGALYGVRHRRDWSSGLTILSAMANVCDLLEGTERIPPLYHGLVHIARDCAGRTPKFEIPPLRNQEIPAEHLKRWFRYFVEVRSTEGAERCLLTAVHKGMTSAQLTDLVGAAATDHVYLDGGHVVDFVNKAFELLDRIGWEHAGRLLPALIQPLCLAVRSEERNPWRHPIDLVPVLRQAVAQIPEALESGQGKIWTKPPDFTETLFSDDPHAPIEALLGALRGGAQPVELAQAVAYAAALRIVHFHVQNELADWIAVLHTFTYSNALHQLLKRNQSPDLTRGVFHGAMRVYLDRFFNIPPARLPSSQGSAGAESGKNSIRSRLLTLMNHQQETDRAGQMVWTYLEGGGSGGSLISALTESLMREDANFHTFQMLEAAVRQYGETEDREERNLVMVGAARYLAAHAPTQRAMNQTLRVAIRLHRGDPVYEPETDGAAAF; this comes from the coding sequence ATGATTCATGTCGGATCGCTGGAGGAAGTTCGGTCCAGGAGTCCCCTGGTGGTGTCCAAGGGTCCGGTCCCCATCGTGATCTTCGACCACGACGGAGAGCTGCGCGCCGTCGACAACCGCTGTCCGCACATGGGTTTTCCACTGCACCGCGGCACCGTGGAGGACGGCATCCTCACCTGCTACTGGCACCATGCGCGCTTCGACCTGGTGAGCGGATGCACCTTCAACCTGTTCGCGGACGACGTGGATTCCTTCCGTGTGGAGGTCCGGGGCGGCGAGGTCTACCTGGACGTCACGCCGCCGCCGGTCGATCCGGTCCAGCGCTGGAGCCAGCGGCTCCAGGAGGGAATGGAGCAGAACCTCAGCTTGATCATGGGCAAGTCGGTGGTGGGACTGCACCACAGCGGCGTCTCCCACCATAAGGTCGCACGGCAGGGCGCGCTCTACGGCGTCCGGCATCGCCGGGACTGGAGTTCCGGCCTCACCATCCTCAGCGCCATGGCCAACGTCTGCGACCTCCTGGAGGGGACGGAGCGGATCCCGCCCCTGTACCATGGCCTGGTCCACATCGCCCGGGACTGCGCCGGCCGCACCCCCAAATTCGAGATCCCGCCCCTTCGAAATCAGGAAATCCCGGCAGAGCATCTCAAACGCTGGTTCCGCTACTTCGTGGAGGTCCGCAGCACCGAGGGCGCCGAGCGTTGCCTTCTGACCGCCGTCCACAAGGGGATGACGAGCGCGCAACTGACCGACCTGGTCGGGGCCGCGGCTACGGACCACGTCTACCTGGATGGGGGTCACGTCGTCGACTTCGTGAACAAGGCTTTCGAACTGCTGGACCGCATCGGCTGGGAACATGCCGGCCGGTTGCTGCCCGCCCTGATCCAGCCTCTGTGCCTGGCGGTTCGAAGCGAGGAGAGGAACCCGTGGCGGCACCCCATCGATCTGGTGCCGGTGCTGCGCCAGGCCGTGGCTCAGATTCCCGAGGCTCTGGAATCGGGGCAGGGGAAGATCTGGACCAAGCCGCCGGACTTCACCGAAACCCTTTTCAGCGACGATCCTCACGCCCCGATCGAGGCACTGCTGGGGGCGTTGCGTGGGGGCGCCCAGCCGGTGGAGTTGGCCCAGGCGGTGGCCTATGCCGCGGCGCTGCGCATCGTCCACTTTCACGTCCAGAACGAGTTGGCCGACTGGATCGCCGTCCTTCACACCTTCACCTATTCCAATGCCCTGCATCAACTGCTTAAACGCAACCAGTCGCCGGACCTGACAAGGGGCGTGTTTCACGGAGCCATGCGGGTCTACCTGGACCGTTTCTTCAACATCCCGCCCGCAAGACTGCCTTCAAGCCAAGGCTCGGCTGGCGCGGAATCGGGGAAGAATTCGATTCGGTCCCGCCTTCTGACACTCATGAACCACCAGCAGGAGACGGACCGGGCCGGACAGATGGTCTGGACCTACCTGGAGGGCGGCGGGTCCGGAGGCTCGCTCATCTCGGCCCTGACCGAGAGCCTGATGCGCGAAGACGCCAACTTCCACACCTTCCAGATGCTGGAGGCGGCCGTTCGCCAATACGGTGAGACCGAGGATCGGGAGGAAAGGAATCTGGTGATGGTCGGAGCGGCCCGTTATCTGGCGGCTCACGCTCCGACGCAAAGGGCCATGAACCAGACCCTCCGTGTGGCCATCCGCCTTCATCGGGGCGACCCCGTCTACGAACCGGAAACGGATGGAGCAGCGGCTTTCTAG
- a CDS encoding PIN domain-containing protein has translation MSRYLCDTSCLVAAVCTWHEHHARTRAEIESRSRDHEDMVLAAHTLAETYAVLTRLPPLHRLRAADALSLIEMNWGGAPVIQLTDSDTWRALREAPQFGIAGGQTYDALVVAAAIKAGASVLLTWNLRNFSQFSGRISICAPV, from the coding sequence TTGAGCCGGTATCTATGCGACACCAGTTGTCTCGTCGCAGCGGTCTGCACCTGGCACGAACACCATGCCCGCACCCGTGCCGAGATAGAGAGCCGCAGCCGCGATCATGAAGACATGGTCCTTGCAGCCCATACGCTCGCGGAAACCTATGCGGTCCTCACTCGGCTCCCTCCGCTTCATCGACTGAGAGCCGCCGACGCCCTTTCCCTGATTGAAATGAATTGGGGTGGTGCACCCGTCATTCAACTGACGGACTCGGACACATGGCGAGCGCTACGAGAAGCGCCGCAATTCGGAATCGCTGGCGGTCAGACGTACGACGCGCTTGTTGTGGCTGCTGCGATCAAGGCCGGCGCGTCGGTGCTTCTTACCTGGAACCTGCGCAACTTCTCTCAGTTTTCGGGGAGAATCAGCATCTGTGCGCCGGTTTGA
- a CDS encoding membrane dipeptidase, translating into MKQKPAAFSDFLRSILPVLLLCAACAGPATKAPETDPVTKILRQNMVVDPAVTTRFFRFPKEPETPFDPAALLAEGIDVAVLGIGTVTEALIVGDFTPYIYTSPEPGHVLARSVFTGADAVKRFLWEVDAVHETAAAHPNVGLALTADDLERFRAEGKLSLMLGVDSGIVVEDLATLRVYHKLGLRRLELAHAFPASWADACSGILDDDDLGLNDFGLEVVRECNRLGILVDLSHSSDQTMKEAIEASEKPVIASHSGARALVDAVRNLTDDLIKALARKGGLIAVGAYYDPQHLEAIRTVGTWTAQARIGNYLAQQYPDPYRLAAAIRDPAEKQKALKVLGLPPLTPLLTVQPYSGLITHGSNVEGTLDHIDHIVKLVGIDHVGIGTDIDMNREDYTWLYRQFAGGLLERGYSVEEIAKILGGNFLRVLRANEG; encoded by the coding sequence ATGAAACAGAAACCTGCGGCGTTTTCCGATTTCCTACGCTCCATCCTGCCGGTGCTGTTGTTGTGCGCGGCCTGCGCCGGTCCCGCAACCAAAGCCCCGGAGACGGACCCGGTCACGAAAATCCTCCGGCAGAACATGGTCGTCGACCCTGCCGTCACCACGCGGTTTTTCCGCTTTCCCAAGGAGCCGGAAACCCCGTTCGATCCGGCGGCCCTGCTGGCGGAAGGGATCGACGTCGCCGTCTTGGGCATCGGGACGGTCACCGAGGCGCTCATCGTGGGAGACTTCACCCCCTACATCTACACGTCCCCCGAACCGGGGCATGTCCTGGCTCGAAGTGTCTTCACTGGCGCCGACGCCGTCAAGCGTTTCCTCTGGGAAGTGGACGCCGTTCACGAGACGGCCGCCGCCCACCCCAACGTGGGCCTGGCTCTTACCGCGGATGACCTGGAACGTTTCCGCGCGGAAGGCAAGCTCTCCCTCATGCTGGGCGTGGACAGCGGAATCGTGGTGGAGGACCTGGCCACCCTGCGCGTCTACCACAAGCTGGGACTCCGGCGCCTGGAACTGGCTCACGCCTTCCCCGCCTCCTGGGCCGATGCCTGCTCCGGAATCCTGGACGACGACGACCTGGGACTGAACGACTTCGGGCTGGAGGTGGTGCGGGAGTGCAATCGCCTGGGGATCCTGGTGGACCTCTCCCATTCCTCGGACCAGACCATGAAAGAGGCCATCGAGGCGTCCGAGAAACCGGTCATCGCGTCCCATTCGGGAGCCCGGGCCCTGGTCGATGCGGTCCGAAACCTCACCGACGATCTGATCAAGGCGTTGGCCCGAAAAGGCGGATTGATCGCCGTCGGAGCCTACTACGACCCCCAACACCTGGAAGCGATCCGGACGGTGGGAACCTGGACCGCTCAGGCCCGGATCGGAAACTACCTGGCCCAACAATATCCGGATCCCTACCGCCTGGCCGCTGCCATCCGCGACCCCGCCGAGAAGCAGAAGGCTCTCAAGGTCCTGGGCCTGCCTCCTCTGACTCCCCTGCTGACCGTCCAACCCTACTCGGGACTCATCACTCACGGCTCCAACGTGGAAGGCACCCTGGACCACATCGATCACATCGTCAAGCTGGTCGGGATCGACCACGTGGGCATCGGGACCGACATCGACATGAACCGGGAAGACTACACCTGGCTCTACCGGCAGTTCGCGGGCGGCCTCCTGGAGCGAGGTTATTCGGTGGAGGAGATCGCCAAGATCCTGGGCGGGAACTTCCTGCGCGTGCTCCGGGCCAACGAGGGGTAA